Part of the Chloroflexota bacterium genome is shown below.
TCTTCAGCGAGCAGGGATTTGGTGATGTGGAGAGATGGCCAGCTGTAAAGGCGGCCGGTCGCCGTCGTAAGTGGTTTTTTGATGGACAACACACGCTGGCCGTATATATCGCCAGTGCTTCGGATGTTGACGACCTTATCCCCATACTGGTGGCCTTCCAGATCGAATGGAATAAGTTTTATCGTTTGCTCAATGCCGACTCCACTACCTTACAGATGATCATCGAGGGGATGAAGATGTTGCCCACCTCCCCACGCTATGAAGAGACAGTTAAGGTGATTCGTGAAAGACTACTGCTGAGTGCCGACGACTGGGTACGCCTCGAAGCAGTGTGGGGGGAGAACTTCTGGCTGAATCTCCTCCTGATGGGCAAGATGGAAAGGAACTTCGCGATACGTATGCTCGGCGGTTCTCACGTTGGCTATGCTAAAGCGACGCGAAAATGGTGGGCCGCCATCGGTGACTGCTTGACCGACCTACCTCTTGCTGAGAGACCTGTCTATTTCGTCTCCAGTAATACGCATAGCCTGGTCAATCCTCTTTCTGGCTTCGCCCTGCGTCGCAAGGAGGAACTCGAGCAGTTCGTGAAGATGACAGGCGATGCGGAGTTGCTACCTGAGTATGAGAAGCTACAGCGTGGGGAGGTCAAGAGCAGTCGAGAGAATTTCCTGTACTACACGGCCAGGAAATACAGCCTCGATGGCCCGCGGGCCAAACGAATGGAAGAAGAACGGCGCCGGGAGGAGGAAGAAAGAGGCATCTACTACGTTCGCAGCACCGCTGGACTCGATATAGATGCTCAAATAATAGACCTGGCCAGGCTTATCCCCCGAGATTTCGATCCCCGTTTACAGATGGATAATTTGGACTCACTGAAACGGAGCAACGCCATCGTTCTCAACATCGAATATCCCTTAGGATTAGCTGCCTATCACATCTTGCGCCAGCTGGCCGAGCAGGTCGGCCGCTTCAAGGGCATCTATATCCTCGGCAAAGCGGCCACCTTGAATGGCAGCATTGGTGACGTGATGATCCCTAATGTAGTGTTTGACGAGCATTCGGGAAATACCTATTGGCTTGACAACTGCTTTACGGCCCAGGATATAAGCCCCTTCTTGATCTACGGCTCAGTTTTAGACAATCAGAAAACGGTCTCTGTAAAGGGGACCTTCCTGCAAAATCGCCAATACCTGGAACTCTATTACCGCGAGAGTTATACCGTGGTGGAGATGGAGGCCGGGCCGTACCTTAATGCCCTTTATGAAAGCATCTATCCGACCCGTTACCCGGTTGGGGAGAACATTAACTTCACTAAGTTGCCCTTTGTCATCGGTCTGTTACACTACGCCTCAGACACCCCCTACACGCGGGGCAAGAATCTGGGGGCAAAGCGGCAGTCATATTATGGCATGGACTCTGCCTATGCTACCTCCATTGCCATCTTACGTCATATCCTGAGCAAAGAGGTTGCCGACGAACAACTCCTTACAACGGAACAGAGGCCATCTCTGGTGCTTTAGCATTACAGCGGGCGAAGATAGCTATTTTAGTAAGTGCCAGCCCCTCTTAAGCGAGCAAAGGGATCACGCAGAGGAAGCGCAGTGTCCCCTCACCTCTGTTGACGAACTGGTGTTTCTCATTGGGAGAGACGAAGACGACCATGCCCTCCTTAAGGGGCACATCTCCACTCTCCCCCCTCACCAGCCCTTCGCCCCCTACGACGAAGACTTCATGCTCCTCAGGATGGGTGTGAAAGGGAGTGTCACACCCTGGCTCGACTTCGAAGAGGCGCATGGCGAAATTTGGCGCTCCATCACGCCTGGTGATGAGCCAGCGCACGGCCACACCTGGTGCCTCCCTAACGGGCTCTGGCGTTATCTCTGTATGGTTATTCACCTTCATCGGTTCCCCCTTAGCTAGAGTGAATATCTCCCCCAAATCCGCCTTCGGCGGGTTCAAGGTAGCCCTGCGGGCTTTTTATGTTCTGGGGCACCCTCACCCCCTTAATCCCCTCTCCCGCTTTGCGAAAGTAGGGGCGAGGTCACCTCGCCCCTACTAGGGCGGAGCCCTAGAACCCTCCCAGAAGGGGTCACCCCCTTCTGGACTACCCCCAACACTGTGGGAGAAGGGGGATTGAACCTGGGCTGCATCCTACTTCGCTCCCAGCGGTGGGGCGGCGCCCCCTTGGAACCCCTGGTTATTCAACACCTTCAGTCAGGAGACTGGAGGATAACTCTATCGCAGCTCCTCCCGCCCGATCTCCCTCAACCTCGCCCCAGCCGCGGTCCTCAACTGCTCTGTCATGCGGTAACCG
Proteins encoded:
- a CDS encoding cupin domain-containing protein — its product is MKVNNHTEITPEPVREAPGVAVRWLITRRDGAPNFAMRLFEVEPGCDTPFHTHPEEHEVFVVGGEGLVRGESGDVPLKEGMVVFVSPNEKHQFVNRGEGTLRFLCVIPLLA